ATTGGCCTGTTGAGCATTGTTAACCTCttgatttttcattcaaaaattCTATCTTTCCTTTCTCTGTTACTTTTGTTGTTATGTTATGATGATTCCTGGATTTACCATTAGAATCAATCACATTGCTACTCTTTGGTCCATACCTCATGGAACAGTTTCAATCAAAATTCTTACTCTGCTATTCCATCTGGCCACTCATTGTTTCCACCTTTCCATATTTGCATTCTCTCTTCTATGTATGCTTCTGGCTTCTGTGCTTCCTTCACAGTTGCCCTGCAAGCTTGCTTTTTCTAGATGCATAAAATGCCCGGGACAAGACAGAAAGATGCAACAGCCCAAAATTCAGAGTCACCAGGGGGAAACAGTGAACCTGAAAAACCGACAAATTCTGGTGAGCAGGTCGATCTTAATGTGGATAATGATCAAGAGGAGACCTCAGAAGAAGAGGTTGAGTATGAAGAGATAGAGGTGGAGGAAGAAgtggaagaggaagaagaggaggaagaggaggAAGACGAAGCAGAGGAAGAGAATAAGCCCTCAGATGGTGAAGATGCGATGAGAGTCGAAGATGAGGTTGAGAAAAAGAAACATGCTGAGCTTCTTGCACTTCCACCTCATGGTTCAGAGGTCTACATTGGGGGAATTCCTCGTGAAGTTTCTGAAAAAGATTTAAAGGTGTTTTGTCAATCTGTGGGAGAAGTGGCACAGGtaagataaattaaattattctaTGATTTTCCCCTTTTACATGACTTTCTAACCTGATCGACTTTTGCACAGGTCAGGATTATGAAAGGGAAAGAATCAAATGGTTATGCTTTTGTGACCTTCAAGACAAAGGAATTGGCATCTAAGGCTATGGAGGAGCTGAACAATTCTGAATTTAAGGTATTTTGGGACACttaattattgtatttttctGAAATATTTGGTGGTTAGTTATACTACTATTAAAGCATCAATGTTTGTgttttaatttctatatattATATCCATTACATTGATTGCCTGTAGTATTATCTGAATTCAAGTTATTTTGGTACacttaattttgttattttccaCAATCTTTGGTGGTTACAGTATTACATGATTATTATTAAGTCGTGGATATCTTGTCTctattttagtttgtttttagATTTCTAAATATTTTATCCATTACACTGACTGCCTGTAGTATTATTATCTGAATTAAGTTAATCCTTCTGAGTTGTCAGGGGAAAAGAATAAAGTGCTCACCATCTCAAGTTAAACATAGGTTATTCATTGGTAATGTTCCTAAAGATTGGACCGTAGAAGATATGAAGAAGGTTGTTGCTAAAGTTGGCCCCGGAGTAATTTCTGTGGAACTATTGAAGGTTCGCCAACATTTTTTCTGTGTTATGTGGTTTGATTTTACATGTGTTGCATCTTGGGTAATCTTTTCCTTGACCGACCTAGCTGTTCCGTTGTTACAGGATCCACAGGGTTCTAGCCGTAATCGGGGATTTGCTTTTATTGAGTATCACAATCATGCTTGTGCAGAATATTCAAGGCAGAAAATGTCAAACTCACAATTTAAACTTGACAATAATGCTCCAACAGTGAGCTGGGCTGACCCAAGGAATTCTGAATCATCAGCATCCTCTCAGGTGATctgttataatttttataactaaaatttaaattttaaatttcataaaTAACTTTCATCAAgtttttaaagagaaaaaactTAGTATGTTGTTATGTGTGTGACTGAATGGAATTCATCACATCAAGTTCCATTTGTTtacgataaaaaaaaagtaagaggACACCTCAAATCAGCACACTGATTTCACTCAAAGGAAAACTATGTGGccatttttttaagataaaaaagGTTATTTTTACATTGTACAAAATGTGAATaacaaggtagtttatgattgTTTCCCATTATATTAAATATCCCCTTTTGAATAGTTTACATAAACGCTGGAGAAAATCTTCAAAACTAATGTTTTTTCACAAAATAATCCAAAAAACAAACAGATGCCATGTCTATCTTCCTAAACATCTCATGAGTACCGAGCCTGGCTCTACCTACATTAACAGAGAGCAACATTGTGTTGCCGATAATATAAAGCAGATATGAAGAAAGTTACTTAGACTATGAAGATAGAGCTGAGATGTAAAAAGGAGGACTCAGATTACTGAACTGaagttttgaatttatttttatttatttttttgtacaagttttgaatttgttttaattagcataaaatataaatttttaagcaAATTGGATGTGCTGTGCCACTTTTACCTTAGTTTTAATAATTGATCACCAGTAAATTACTAGGTTATATGATTTTCTTTTGCATGGCTTACTCCATTGCTTGATGATCTATTTTTCCATTTAGTGTGCTGATTGGAGGTGTCCTCTTACTCGTTCAGGAAATTTGCATCTATAATACATTTATTATCCTCACTTTGTTGTGcatatttatgttttatttctgcATATTTTGTAGAAGGGAGAATCTTtggttgtattttattttatattttataccgTCTTTTGTCTATTGTCGCACTTAGTGGGATAAGGTTTGATCGTTGTTATACTGTCTTTACTCTATTTGCAACTGCTATTAGCTGAACCTAACAGTTATCTTTCCTGTGGTTTCTAATGACATGTTGGTTTGTTTTCTAGTGAAGCTTTGAATTGAATTATTTATACTATAGGAGTTTTGTAACTGTGACCCGGTGCTTAGTACAGGTGAAAGCAGTATATGTAAAGAACCTTCCAGAAGACATAACTCAGAATCGTCTGAGGGAGCTGTTTGAACATCATGGAAAGATCACAAAAGTGGCTCTCCCTCCTGCTAAAGCCGGACAAGAAAAGAGTAGATATGGTTTTGTGCACTTTGCTGATAGGTCAAGTGCAATGAAGGCATTGAAGAATACGGAGAAGTATGAAATTGATGGTACTTTTTCTATCccttttttaatactatttttccAAACTATTTTTCGCAATGACAGTAAACTATCACACATGGTAACCATTAAGTCTTCTGGAATGGACAGGCCAAACATTGGAATGCTCACTCGCTAAGCCACAGGCAGACCAGAAGTCATCTGGTACTTCAAATTCGCACCAGTCATCTGTACTTCCTTATCCATCTCCTCTTGGATATGGTGCTCTTGGTGCAGGATATGGTGCACTTGGTGCAGGATATGGTGCTGCTGGCTTTGCGCCGGTAACTTCCTCTTTCTCTTCtagttttagtcttttttttgcCTTGcattatactaaaaaaaatgaggGTCGGGCCTAGGCTAGGAAGATGCTTCCCTTTAGTTCATTGGCAACAATGTCATCTCACCTTCAGAAGAAGCATGAAAAAGTAAAGGTTCTGAAGTCTAAACTTTCGTTGAGTTGTTTCTGAAATTTGCTGTTGACCGATCTCTGTTCCCCACATCATAGGGTGAAAGAGGATAGCATCAATTCTTGCATTTAGCATCTCTTGATTAATTTGCACATATATTGATATTTAAGCAATAAGTGTTCAATTCCAAATTTTAATGGAAAGAAAAATAGTTCATTCTATTTCTATttaatatctttattttttttgtcaagtaacctagtggctagaaacTTCACCCTTAAGggaaataagtggagtgtccggggttcgaaccccggccccTGCATATAGCATATATAATGCATTGTCCCTACCAACgtagctaagctcatggggactcTATTTAATATCTTTATGGGGCaatggaaaaaattgaaaaagaaaattcatttattaGCTTGATTAACAATGAAAGAACTTGGTTGCTTGTATGGTCCTATATCTCATACAGTACTAATGTAGAGGTCATTAAATGTGCAGCCACTAATGTATGGTCCGGGAGCAACTCCTGCCGGCATGGCAATGATGCCAATGCTTTTACCAGATGGAAGAATTGCATATGTTTTGTAAGTGCCATCTTGGTTTTTCTAgtttttaaattgtttataCTCATGCATGGTTAGGATGATGTATCATCTTTGTCCACATTAGCATAATAACGGCTCCATCTATAGTTGAGTTTCTGTGTTCTTGTTGGGTGACTGTAGGCAACAACCAGGTTTGCAGCAGCCAGGATTGCAGCAGCCGGGTTTGCAGCAGTCGGGTTTTCAACAGCATGCTCCATCCCCAGTATCCAGACATGGTAGGAATAGTGGTGGTAGCTCAAGTGGTGAAAAGCGTAGTAACGATAATAACCGTAACCGTGGTCATGGCCGATATAATCCCTACTAACGTAATTGGCCACGGTGGTCTTCAGGGTTCTTGAAAATCGAGATTTGCTCCTGCTGGTTATCTCCCCAATGCTGAAAATTAATCTCTGGCATGTATGAGAAAATTTGCAGAAGAGGCATAGGCAAAATGGATTGATgggaaaaatatttataatgtatATTTTTCCCTTTATCTTTATATCGAATTTTTTTCCGAAGCAATATTATAATCTTACTCCCATCAGTAATTGCATTGTGGGCTGAGAAGAAGGGGAAATGACTGACTCAAGATACAAGCTCAACTAATTCAAACAAATAGTGGTTGTGAATGAAATTATTTAAATTGAAGTTTAAGATTCAGTTTAGCATCTCCATGAGTTTTTTGCAtcgatttttatttatatatatcttGTCCTTCAATTTATCATCTTCATGACGCTGTATCTTATTGTATGACATAAGATAAATCTGAAATgaataattaacaatttattttggtgtttgAAATGCTTAGCCAGCAGTTAACATATTTTacagtgtaatttttttatttaatattgacACATTCTTACATGGAATTTGTCCGTAGTAATATTTTATAAAGCAAATCTAATTCAACCATTGAGAACTCCATTTTTGTAAGAGATACTCCATTTCTTAcccttcatttttttcattatcaaaGTTATTATTCAAGCATGATGATTCGAcccaaaaaaatcaattgtCGCATGAAGTTCATTAAGGAAGAATCTTGCTAAAAAATGAGCAACTCAGTTTACAtatacttttgaaaaaaaacatttatttatagaaaaagttgaaataagtatcataaaaaaaatatttattgaaaaagTTTAAGTACTTTAATTTCCAATGTATttgattataaaattttgtaggaaggAAACTTTCAAATTCAAACTAGTAAACAAATGTCTTTAAACGATGTCCTTAGAGGGATGGAGTCAGAAATTCAATTTAGGGGACCAAGTTTAAAATACgtaacataaacaattttttttgaaaaatggatAGTTTCAACTAAACAGAAAGTTTCAGTTTCATGTACAATTTGCAACTCAACGGTACATTTACAAGAACACacaacattgacaattatattcaaagtttaaaaaaaatatgagctCAACTACTTCTTTAGATGATCCAAAAAGAACAAGCTGAAATTGAACTCGGATTTTTTGAAATGATTCTTCTTAGCAGGAACTTATTAAATATTAACCGAGTTCAATCACttgattaaaatattataattggTTATTATAATGGTTAAATACATTCGATATAagcattaaaaaaatacatattatttgTTATGCAAATATATAGGTAAATCTAAGAACCTTTCACACCGGAATGGAAATCTCCCAAACATTAGCTCCAAAATCAAGATAAAATTGTGGTGGctcattttatgttttttaatagTGTGAAAGTGAAACTATTAATATTGACATTAGGTCCctcattttatgttttttaactagtataaaaaaatatacatgtgtcaaaagaaaaattacataTAACTAAAAATGGTCCGACCCTAGTTGAACCTCGGTCGGACCTTAGAACCCCAAACCCACGAGCACGCTGGTTCAATGTCCGGTCCGGTTATGATAACCTTATAAAAAGGGAcgcattttaaaaaaaataaaatagtatggtCTAAACAAAACCTTGCATGAGTCAAACTGTTGAATGTCATAAAGCACATAAAATACTTTTTCCTTTGTATTTCTCTTGACGAGCTCAAGTGAAAGTCTGCCATGAAATATTATCATCATTTGAGACAAAGATATTGTTGAATTGGTAAAGAACAAAATTGGAAGactaatagtaataataattcaaatgaTAAATCAATAGATCGGGCTCGAaatccaaaattaaaattttagattaTTAGTATAAAAGTGTAACGTCTAAAGTTCCATATATCCATTGCTGGAGAAAAATCTCGAAATTCAAGATGTGCAGACAAAATAACCAAATCTTGAAATGTCTGCTTTGTGCATTGAGA
This genomic interval from Trifolium pratense cultivar HEN17-A07 linkage group LG6, ARS_RC_1.1, whole genome shotgun sequence contains the following:
- the LOC123890373 gene encoding heterogeneous nuclear ribonucleoprotein Q-like, with amino-acid sequence MHKMPGTRQKDATAQNSESPGGNSEPEKPTNSGEQVDLNVDNDQEETSEEEVEYEEIEVEEEVEEEEEEEEEEDEAEEENKPSDGEDAMRVEDEVEKKKHAELLALPPHGSEVYIGGIPREVSEKDLKVFCQSVGEVAQVRIMKGKESNGYAFVTFKTKELASKAMEELNNSEFKGKRIKCSPSQVKHRLFIGNVPKDWTVEDMKKVVAKVGPGVISVELLKDPQGSSRNRGFAFIEYHNHACAEYSRQKMSNSQFKLDNNAPTVSWADPRNSESSASSQVKAVYVKNLPEDITQNRLRELFEHHGKITKVALPPAKAGQEKSRYGFVHFADRSSAMKALKNTEKYEIDGQTLECSLAKPQADQKSSGTSNSHQSSVLPYPSPLGYGALGAGYGALGAGYGAAGFAPPLMYGPGATPAGMAMMPMLLPDGRIAYVLQQPGLQQPGLQQPGLQQSGFQQHAPSPVSRHGRNSGGSSSGEKRSNDNNRNRGHGRYNPY